From Phycodurus eques isolate BA_2022a chromosome 20, UOR_Pequ_1.1, whole genome shotgun sequence, a single genomic window includes:
- the elp2 gene encoding elongator complex protein 2 isoform X4, with product MAALRLETCHVACSANRTPNVVSWGRGGTLAFGTCNSVALYDPQERRVLSMLNGHTGRVNAVQWVHKEDCGPETHLVSGGSDSRLLVWAAQNGKFDQSVECKGHTGAVCAVDAIYAGASILAASAAGDSSVRLWLCGDAEEAECLHTLTFGGGFMMDVSLALLPGTKVPVLACGGDDSRVHLYVQSREKKLRRVMMLQGHEDWVRGVAWTSAGGELLLASCSQDGLIRVWRLGAKPGSAARAGGERDDGVIKMKEDLFRVDEEEEDGAFAVALETVLTGHENWVYGIHWQPPSYKGGERQQRLGLLSASMDKTMILWTPDQASGVWMEQVRVGEVGGNTLGFFGCQMSPDASMILAHAFHGALHLWSEDADSGVWRPAAVLSGHFDAVQDLSWDPEGEFVLSVSSDRTARLFTPWRTTAAGEETRPSWHEISRPQIHGYDVRCLAAPGRFRFVSGADEKVLRVFRAPRNFVENLANISATSRDRLLASGDFAELPEGASAPALGLSNKAVFQADRSSSSEDGDEKFSGASDQYRESHFRPINLTEPPPEDHLLQNTLWPEVQKLYGHGFEMFCLATDRGGTLVASACKKQGWCFLRGVNGVRVALRQAAKAEHASVLLWSAATWRRLQALPCHALTVTQMAFSPDAAALLLVSRDRTWSLWRRRQAAPEPEYGLYARTTKDTSVHSRIIWSCDWSPDGTYFATAGRDKKLPAGRGTRVRSDDFVRVEARRRSRRGARLDQIRRNRPIAKSHPCRQEAALAASRGSGRPGRRPGRRRLAAAGQRRRRPRRQNLRRQHGGSLAPPAVALVRRELREIVLLLYLR from the exons ATGGCGGCGCTCCGGCTCGAAACTTGCCATGTCGCCTGTTCGGCCAACAGGACGCCCAACGTCGTGTCTTGGGGCCGCGGGGGGACGCTCGCATTCGGGACGTGTAACTCCGTAGCCCTGTACGACCCCCAG GAAAGAAGAGTTTTGTCAATGCTGAATGGACACACAGGAAGAGTGAACGCAGTCCAATGGGTCCATAAGGAAGATTGCG GTCCCGAGACCCACTTGGTCTCAGGAGGCTCGGACAGCCGTCTGCTGGTCTGGGCCGCTCAGAATGGCAAG TTTGACCAGTCGGTGGAGTGTAAAGGCCACACGGGCGCCGTGTGCGCCGTGGACGCCATCTACGCTGGCGCGAGTATCCTGGCGGCCTCTGCGGCGGGGGACTCCAGCGTCCGGCTGTGGCTCTGCGGTGACGCTGAAGAGG CCGAGTGCCTCCACACGCTAACATTTGGCGGCGGGTTCATGATGGACGTCTCCCTGGCCCTGCTGCCAGGCACCAAAG TTCCCGTTCTGGCCTGCGGGGGCGACGACTCTCGGGTCCACCTGTACGTACAATCCCGGGAGAAG AAGCTGCGGAGAGTGATGATGCTGCAGGGACACGAAGACTGGGTGCGTGGTGTTGCCTGGACGTCCGCAG GTGGCGAGCTGCTGCTGGCCAGCTGCTCGCAGGACGGTCTCATCCGAGTGTGGCGGCTCGGCGCCAAGCCCGGGAGCGCCGCCCGGGCCGGGGGCGAGCGGGACGACGGCGTCATCAAAATGAAAGAGGACCTTTTTCGAGTGgacgaggaagaagaggacgGAG CGTTCGCCGTGGCTCTGGAAACGGTTTTGACGGGACATGAGAACTGGGTGTACGGCATCCACTGGCAGCCACCCTCTTACAAGG GCGGCGAGCGGCAGCAGCGCCTCGGTCTGCTCTCAGCCTCCATGGACAAAACCATGATTCTCTGGACCCCCGACCAGGCCTCCGGAGTCTGGATGGAGCAG GTTCGTGTCGGGGAGGTGGGCGGCAACACGCTGGGTTTCTTCGGCTGCCAGATGAGTCCGGACGCTTCCATGATCCTGGCTCACGCTTTCCACGGCGCGCTCCACCTGTGGAGCGAGGACGCCGACTCG GGCGTGTGGCGACCCGCCGCGGTGCTGTCGGGCCACTTCGACGCGGTCCAGGACCTGAGCTGGGACCCCGAGGGCGAGTTCGTGCTCAGCGTGAGCTCGGACCGGACGGCCCGACTCTTCACGCCGTGGAGGACGACGGCGGCGGGGGAGGAGACGCGCCCCAGCTGGCACGAGATCTCGCGGCCGCAGATCCACGGCTACGACGTGCGGTGTCTGGCCGCGCCGGGCCGCTTCCGGTTCGTGTCGGGCGCCGACGAGAAGGTCCTGCGCGTCTTCCGGGCGCCGCGCAATTTCGTGGAGAACTTGGCTAACATCTCGGCGACGTCCAGGGACCGGCTGCTGGCGTCCGGC GACTTCGCCGAGCTACCCGAAGGAGCCAGCGCGCCCGCGTTGGGCTTGTCCAACAAGGCCGTCTTTCAAG CCGATCGCTCGTCATCGAGCGAAGACGGAGACGAGAAGTTCAGCGGCGCCTCCGACCAATATCGCGAGTCCCACTTCCGCCCCATCAACTTGACCG AACCTCCACCAGAGGATCATCTGCTGCAGAACACTCTCTGGCCCGAAGTCCAAAAACT GTACGGCCACGGATTCGAGATGTTCTGCCTGGCGACCGACCGCGGCGGGACGCTGGTGGCGTCGGCGTGCAAG AAACAAGGATGGTGTTTTTTGAGGGGCGTTAACGGCGTTCGCGTCGCTTTGCGGCAGGCGGCCAAGGCGGAGCACGCGTCGGTGCTGCTGTGGAGCGCGGCCACGTGGCGCCGCCTGCAGGCGCTGCCGTGCCACGCGCTGACCGTCACGCAGATGGCGTTCTCGCCCGACGCCGCCGCGCTCTTGCTCGTCTCCAGAGACCGCACCTGGTCTCTCTGGCGCCGACGACAGGCCGCCCCAG AGCCCGAGTATGGTTTGTACGCGCGCACCACGAAGGACACGTCTGTGCACAGCCGCATCATCTGGTCATGTGACTGGAGTCCCGACGGCACGTACTTCGCGACGGCCGGTCGCGACAAGAAG TTACCTGCTGGCCGTGGGACTCGAGTGCGGTCGGATGATTTTGTTCGGGTGGAGGCCCGGCGGAGATCCCGCCGGGGGGCAAGACTGGATCAGATACGGAGGAACAGACCGATC GCAAAGTCACACCCGTGCCGTCAAGAGGCTGCGCTGGCGGCCTCGCGCGGGTCGGGCCGGCCGGGCCGGCGCCCCGGACGACGGCGCCTGGCTGCAGCTGGCCAGCGCCGGCGCCGACCACGCCGTCAAAATCTTCGACGTCAACACGGAGGCTCTTTAGCGCCGCCTGCCGTCGCCCTCGTGCGCAGAGAACTACGAGAAATCGTGTTGCTTTTGTATTTACGGTGA
- the elp2 gene encoding elongator complex protein 2 isoform X2: MAALRLETCHVACSANRTPNVVSWGRGGTLAFGTCNSVALYDPQERRVLSMLNGHTGRVNAVQWVHKEDCGPETHLVSGGSDSRLLVWAAQNGKFDQSVECKGHTGAVCAVDAIYAGASILAASAAGDSSVRLWLCGDAEEAECLHTLTFGGGFMMDVSLALLPGTKVPVLACGGDDSRVHLYVQSREKKLRRVMMLQGHEDWVRGVAWTSAGGELLLASCSQDGLIRVWRLGAKPGSAARAGGERDDGVIKMKEDLFRVDEEEEDGAFAVALETVLTGHENWVYGIHWQPPSYKGGERQQRLGLLSASMDKTMILWTPDQASGVWMEQVRVGEVGGNTLGFFGCQMSPDASMILAHAFHGALHLWSEDADSGVWRPAAVLSGHFDAVQDLSWDPEGEFVLSVSSDRTARLFTPWRTTAAGEETRPSWHEISRPQIHGYDVRCLAAPGRFRFVSGADEKVLRVFRAPRNFVENLANISATSRDRLLASGDFAELPEGASAPALGLSNKAVFQADRSSSSEDGDEKFSGASDQYRESHFRPINLTEPPPEDHLLQNTLWPEVQKLYGHGFEMFCLATDRGGTLVASACKKQGWCFLRGVNGVRVALRQAAKAEHASVLLWSAATWRRLQALPCHALTVTQMAFSPDAAALLLVSRDRTWSLWRRRQAAPEPEYGLYARTTKDTSVHSRIIWSCDWSPDGTYFATAGRDKKVIVWGPCAQDQREDSELPAGRGTRVRSDDFVRVEARRRSRRGARLDQIRRNRPIAKSHPCRQEAALAASRGSGRPGRRPGRRRLAAAGQRRRRPRRQNLRRQHGGSLAPPAVALVRRELREIVLLLYLR, translated from the exons ATGGCGGCGCTCCGGCTCGAAACTTGCCATGTCGCCTGTTCGGCCAACAGGACGCCCAACGTCGTGTCTTGGGGCCGCGGGGGGACGCTCGCATTCGGGACGTGTAACTCCGTAGCCCTGTACGACCCCCAG GAAAGAAGAGTTTTGTCAATGCTGAATGGACACACAGGAAGAGTGAACGCAGTCCAATGGGTCCATAAGGAAGATTGCG GTCCCGAGACCCACTTGGTCTCAGGAGGCTCGGACAGCCGTCTGCTGGTCTGGGCCGCTCAGAATGGCAAG TTTGACCAGTCGGTGGAGTGTAAAGGCCACACGGGCGCCGTGTGCGCCGTGGACGCCATCTACGCTGGCGCGAGTATCCTGGCGGCCTCTGCGGCGGGGGACTCCAGCGTCCGGCTGTGGCTCTGCGGTGACGCTGAAGAGG CCGAGTGCCTCCACACGCTAACATTTGGCGGCGGGTTCATGATGGACGTCTCCCTGGCCCTGCTGCCAGGCACCAAAG TTCCCGTTCTGGCCTGCGGGGGCGACGACTCTCGGGTCCACCTGTACGTACAATCCCGGGAGAAG AAGCTGCGGAGAGTGATGATGCTGCAGGGACACGAAGACTGGGTGCGTGGTGTTGCCTGGACGTCCGCAG GTGGCGAGCTGCTGCTGGCCAGCTGCTCGCAGGACGGTCTCATCCGAGTGTGGCGGCTCGGCGCCAAGCCCGGGAGCGCCGCCCGGGCCGGGGGCGAGCGGGACGACGGCGTCATCAAAATGAAAGAGGACCTTTTTCGAGTGgacgaggaagaagaggacgGAG CGTTCGCCGTGGCTCTGGAAACGGTTTTGACGGGACATGAGAACTGGGTGTACGGCATCCACTGGCAGCCACCCTCTTACAAGG GCGGCGAGCGGCAGCAGCGCCTCGGTCTGCTCTCAGCCTCCATGGACAAAACCATGATTCTCTGGACCCCCGACCAGGCCTCCGGAGTCTGGATGGAGCAG GTTCGTGTCGGGGAGGTGGGCGGCAACACGCTGGGTTTCTTCGGCTGCCAGATGAGTCCGGACGCTTCCATGATCCTGGCTCACGCTTTCCACGGCGCGCTCCACCTGTGGAGCGAGGACGCCGACTCG GGCGTGTGGCGACCCGCCGCGGTGCTGTCGGGCCACTTCGACGCGGTCCAGGACCTGAGCTGGGACCCCGAGGGCGAGTTCGTGCTCAGCGTGAGCTCGGACCGGACGGCCCGACTCTTCACGCCGTGGAGGACGACGGCGGCGGGGGAGGAGACGCGCCCCAGCTGGCACGAGATCTCGCGGCCGCAGATCCACGGCTACGACGTGCGGTGTCTGGCCGCGCCGGGCCGCTTCCGGTTCGTGTCGGGCGCCGACGAGAAGGTCCTGCGCGTCTTCCGGGCGCCGCGCAATTTCGTGGAGAACTTGGCTAACATCTCGGCGACGTCCAGGGACCGGCTGCTGGCGTCCGGC GACTTCGCCGAGCTACCCGAAGGAGCCAGCGCGCCCGCGTTGGGCTTGTCCAACAAGGCCGTCTTTCAAG CCGATCGCTCGTCATCGAGCGAAGACGGAGACGAGAAGTTCAGCGGCGCCTCCGACCAATATCGCGAGTCCCACTTCCGCCCCATCAACTTGACCG AACCTCCACCAGAGGATCATCTGCTGCAGAACACTCTCTGGCCCGAAGTCCAAAAACT GTACGGCCACGGATTCGAGATGTTCTGCCTGGCGACCGACCGCGGCGGGACGCTGGTGGCGTCGGCGTGCAAG AAACAAGGATGGTGTTTTTTGAGGGGCGTTAACGGCGTTCGCGTCGCTTTGCGGCAGGCGGCCAAGGCGGAGCACGCGTCGGTGCTGCTGTGGAGCGCGGCCACGTGGCGCCGCCTGCAGGCGCTGCCGTGCCACGCGCTGACCGTCACGCAGATGGCGTTCTCGCCCGACGCCGCCGCGCTCTTGCTCGTCTCCAGAGACCGCACCTGGTCTCTCTGGCGCCGACGACAGGCCGCCCCAG AGCCCGAGTATGGTTTGTACGCGCGCACCACGAAGGACACGTCTGTGCACAGCCGCATCATCTGGTCATGTGACTGGAGTCCCGACGGCACGTACTTCGCGACGGCCGGTCGCGACAAGAAG gtgaTCGTGTGGGGACCGTGCGCACAGGACCAGCGCGAGGACTCCGAG TTACCTGCTGGCCGTGGGACTCGAGTGCGGTCGGATGATTTTGTTCGGGTGGAGGCCCGGCGGAGATCCCGCCGGGGGGCAAGACTGGATCAGATACGGAGGAACAGACCGATC GCAAAGTCACACCCGTGCCGTCAAGAGGCTGCGCTGGCGGCCTCGCGCGGGTCGGGCCGGCCGGGCCGGCGCCCCGGACGACGGCGCCTGGCTGCAGCTGGCCAGCGCCGGCGCCGACCACGCCGTCAAAATCTTCGACGTCAACACGGAGGCTCTTTAGCGCCGCCTGCCGTCGCCCTCGTGCGCAGAGAACTACGAGAAATCGTGTTGCTTTTGTATTTACGGTGA
- the elp2 gene encoding elongator complex protein 2 isoform X3 produces MAALRLETCHVACSANRTPNVVSWGRGGTLAFGTCNSVALYDPQERRVLSMLNGHTGRVNAVQWVHKEDCGPETHLVSGGSDSRLLVWAAQNGKFDQSVECKGHTGAVCAVDAIYAGASILAASAAGDSSVRLWLCGDAEEAECLHTLTFGGGFMMDVSLALLPGTKVPVLACGGDDSRVHLYVQSREKKLRRVMMLQGHEDWVRGVAWTSAGGELLLASCSQDGLIRVWRLGAKPGSAARAGGERDDGVIKMKEDLFRVDEEEEDGAFAVALETVLTGHENWVYGIHWQPPSYKGGERQQRLGLLSASMDKTMILWTPDQASGVWMEQVRVGEVGGNTLGFFGCQMSPDASMILAHAFHGALHLWSEDADSGVWRPAAVLSGHFDAVQDLSWDPEGEFVLSVSSDRTARLFTPWRTTAAGEETRPSWHEISRPQIHGYDVRCLAAPGRFRFVSGADEKVLRVFRAPRNFVENLANISATSRDRLLASGDFAELPEGASAPALGLSNKAVFQADRSSSSEDGDEKFSGASDQYRESHFRPINLTEPPPEDHLLQNTLWPEVQKLYGHGFEMFCLATDRGGTLVASACKAAKAEHASVLLWSAATWRRLQALPCHALTVTQMAFSPDAAALLLVSRDRTWSLWRRRQAAPEPEYGLYARTTKDTSVHSRIIWSCDWSPDGTYFATAGRDKKVIVWGPCAQDQREDSEVKPCSSILDVGDSATAVAFCPRLNSDESYLLAVGLECGRMILFGWRPGGDPAGGQDWIRYGGTDRSQSHTRAVKRLRWRPRAGRAGRAGAPDDGAWLQLASAGADHAVKIFDVNTEAL; encoded by the exons ATGGCGGCGCTCCGGCTCGAAACTTGCCATGTCGCCTGTTCGGCCAACAGGACGCCCAACGTCGTGTCTTGGGGCCGCGGGGGGACGCTCGCATTCGGGACGTGTAACTCCGTAGCCCTGTACGACCCCCAG GAAAGAAGAGTTTTGTCAATGCTGAATGGACACACAGGAAGAGTGAACGCAGTCCAATGGGTCCATAAGGAAGATTGCG GTCCCGAGACCCACTTGGTCTCAGGAGGCTCGGACAGCCGTCTGCTGGTCTGGGCCGCTCAGAATGGCAAG TTTGACCAGTCGGTGGAGTGTAAAGGCCACACGGGCGCCGTGTGCGCCGTGGACGCCATCTACGCTGGCGCGAGTATCCTGGCGGCCTCTGCGGCGGGGGACTCCAGCGTCCGGCTGTGGCTCTGCGGTGACGCTGAAGAGG CCGAGTGCCTCCACACGCTAACATTTGGCGGCGGGTTCATGATGGACGTCTCCCTGGCCCTGCTGCCAGGCACCAAAG TTCCCGTTCTGGCCTGCGGGGGCGACGACTCTCGGGTCCACCTGTACGTACAATCCCGGGAGAAG AAGCTGCGGAGAGTGATGATGCTGCAGGGACACGAAGACTGGGTGCGTGGTGTTGCCTGGACGTCCGCAG GTGGCGAGCTGCTGCTGGCCAGCTGCTCGCAGGACGGTCTCATCCGAGTGTGGCGGCTCGGCGCCAAGCCCGGGAGCGCCGCCCGGGCCGGGGGCGAGCGGGACGACGGCGTCATCAAAATGAAAGAGGACCTTTTTCGAGTGgacgaggaagaagaggacgGAG CGTTCGCCGTGGCTCTGGAAACGGTTTTGACGGGACATGAGAACTGGGTGTACGGCATCCACTGGCAGCCACCCTCTTACAAGG GCGGCGAGCGGCAGCAGCGCCTCGGTCTGCTCTCAGCCTCCATGGACAAAACCATGATTCTCTGGACCCCCGACCAGGCCTCCGGAGTCTGGATGGAGCAG GTTCGTGTCGGGGAGGTGGGCGGCAACACGCTGGGTTTCTTCGGCTGCCAGATGAGTCCGGACGCTTCCATGATCCTGGCTCACGCTTTCCACGGCGCGCTCCACCTGTGGAGCGAGGACGCCGACTCG GGCGTGTGGCGACCCGCCGCGGTGCTGTCGGGCCACTTCGACGCGGTCCAGGACCTGAGCTGGGACCCCGAGGGCGAGTTCGTGCTCAGCGTGAGCTCGGACCGGACGGCCCGACTCTTCACGCCGTGGAGGACGACGGCGGCGGGGGAGGAGACGCGCCCCAGCTGGCACGAGATCTCGCGGCCGCAGATCCACGGCTACGACGTGCGGTGTCTGGCCGCGCCGGGCCGCTTCCGGTTCGTGTCGGGCGCCGACGAGAAGGTCCTGCGCGTCTTCCGGGCGCCGCGCAATTTCGTGGAGAACTTGGCTAACATCTCGGCGACGTCCAGGGACCGGCTGCTGGCGTCCGGC GACTTCGCCGAGCTACCCGAAGGAGCCAGCGCGCCCGCGTTGGGCTTGTCCAACAAGGCCGTCTTTCAAG CCGATCGCTCGTCATCGAGCGAAGACGGAGACGAGAAGTTCAGCGGCGCCTCCGACCAATATCGCGAGTCCCACTTCCGCCCCATCAACTTGACCG AACCTCCACCAGAGGATCATCTGCTGCAGAACACTCTCTGGCCCGAAGTCCAAAAACT GTACGGCCACGGATTCGAGATGTTCTGCCTGGCGACCGACCGCGGCGGGACGCTGGTGGCGTCGGCGTGCAAG GCGGCCAAGGCGGAGCACGCGTCGGTGCTGCTGTGGAGCGCGGCCACGTGGCGCCGCCTGCAGGCGCTGCCGTGCCACGCGCTGACCGTCACGCAGATGGCGTTCTCGCCCGACGCCGCCGCGCTCTTGCTCGTCTCCAGAGACCGCACCTGGTCTCTCTGGCGCCGACGACAGGCCGCCCCAG AGCCCGAGTATGGTTTGTACGCGCGCACCACGAAGGACACGTCTGTGCACAGCCGCATCATCTGGTCATGTGACTGGAGTCCCGACGGCACGTACTTCGCGACGGCCGGTCGCGACAAGAAG gtgaTCGTGTGGGGACCGTGCGCACAGGACCAGCGCGAGGACTCCGAGGTGAAGCCGTGTTCCTCCATCTTGGATGTGGGCGATTCCGCGACGGCCGTGGCGTTCTGCCCTCGACTCAATTCGGACGAAAG TTACCTGCTGGCCGTGGGACTCGAGTGCGGTCGGATGATTTTGTTCGGGTGGAGGCCCGGCGGAGATCCCGCCGGGGGGCAAGACTGGATCAGATACGGAGGAACAGACCGATC GCAAAGTCACACCCGTGCCGTCAAGAGGCTGCGCTGGCGGCCTCGCGCGGGTCGGGCCGGCCGGGCCGGCGCCCCGGACGACGGCGCCTGGCTGCAGCTGGCCAGCGCCGGCGCCGACCACGCCGTCAAAATCTTCGACGTCAACACGGAGGCTCTTTAG
- the elp2 gene encoding elongator complex protein 2 isoform X1 has protein sequence MAALRLETCHVACSANRTPNVVSWGRGGTLAFGTCNSVALYDPQERRVLSMLNGHTGRVNAVQWVHKEDCGPETHLVSGGSDSRLLVWAAQNGKFDQSVECKGHTGAVCAVDAIYAGASILAASAAGDSSVRLWLCGDAEEAECLHTLTFGGGFMMDVSLALLPGTKVPVLACGGDDSRVHLYVQSREKKLRRVMMLQGHEDWVRGVAWTSAGGELLLASCSQDGLIRVWRLGAKPGSAARAGGERDDGVIKMKEDLFRVDEEEEDGAFAVALETVLTGHENWVYGIHWQPPSYKGGERQQRLGLLSASMDKTMILWTPDQASGVWMEQVRVGEVGGNTLGFFGCQMSPDASMILAHAFHGALHLWSEDADSGVWRPAAVLSGHFDAVQDLSWDPEGEFVLSVSSDRTARLFTPWRTTAAGEETRPSWHEISRPQIHGYDVRCLAAPGRFRFVSGADEKVLRVFRAPRNFVENLANISATSRDRLLASGDFAELPEGASAPALGLSNKAVFQADRSSSSEDGDEKFSGASDQYRESHFRPINLTEPPPEDHLLQNTLWPEVQKLYGHGFEMFCLATDRGGTLVASACKKQGWCFLRGVNGVRVALRQAAKAEHASVLLWSAATWRRLQALPCHALTVTQMAFSPDAAALLLVSRDRTWSLWRRRQAAPEPEYGLYARTTKDTSVHSRIIWSCDWSPDGTYFATAGRDKKVIVWGPCAQDQREDSEVKPCSSILDVGDSATAVAFCPRLNSDESYLLAVGLECGRMILFGWRPGGDPAGGQDWIRYGGTDRSQSHTRAVKRLRWRPRAGRAGRAGAPDDGAWLQLASAGADHAVKIFDVNTEAL, from the exons ATGGCGGCGCTCCGGCTCGAAACTTGCCATGTCGCCTGTTCGGCCAACAGGACGCCCAACGTCGTGTCTTGGGGCCGCGGGGGGACGCTCGCATTCGGGACGTGTAACTCCGTAGCCCTGTACGACCCCCAG GAAAGAAGAGTTTTGTCAATGCTGAATGGACACACAGGAAGAGTGAACGCAGTCCAATGGGTCCATAAGGAAGATTGCG GTCCCGAGACCCACTTGGTCTCAGGAGGCTCGGACAGCCGTCTGCTGGTCTGGGCCGCTCAGAATGGCAAG TTTGACCAGTCGGTGGAGTGTAAAGGCCACACGGGCGCCGTGTGCGCCGTGGACGCCATCTACGCTGGCGCGAGTATCCTGGCGGCCTCTGCGGCGGGGGACTCCAGCGTCCGGCTGTGGCTCTGCGGTGACGCTGAAGAGG CCGAGTGCCTCCACACGCTAACATTTGGCGGCGGGTTCATGATGGACGTCTCCCTGGCCCTGCTGCCAGGCACCAAAG TTCCCGTTCTGGCCTGCGGGGGCGACGACTCTCGGGTCCACCTGTACGTACAATCCCGGGAGAAG AAGCTGCGGAGAGTGATGATGCTGCAGGGACACGAAGACTGGGTGCGTGGTGTTGCCTGGACGTCCGCAG GTGGCGAGCTGCTGCTGGCCAGCTGCTCGCAGGACGGTCTCATCCGAGTGTGGCGGCTCGGCGCCAAGCCCGGGAGCGCCGCCCGGGCCGGGGGCGAGCGGGACGACGGCGTCATCAAAATGAAAGAGGACCTTTTTCGAGTGgacgaggaagaagaggacgGAG CGTTCGCCGTGGCTCTGGAAACGGTTTTGACGGGACATGAGAACTGGGTGTACGGCATCCACTGGCAGCCACCCTCTTACAAGG GCGGCGAGCGGCAGCAGCGCCTCGGTCTGCTCTCAGCCTCCATGGACAAAACCATGATTCTCTGGACCCCCGACCAGGCCTCCGGAGTCTGGATGGAGCAG GTTCGTGTCGGGGAGGTGGGCGGCAACACGCTGGGTTTCTTCGGCTGCCAGATGAGTCCGGACGCTTCCATGATCCTGGCTCACGCTTTCCACGGCGCGCTCCACCTGTGGAGCGAGGACGCCGACTCG GGCGTGTGGCGACCCGCCGCGGTGCTGTCGGGCCACTTCGACGCGGTCCAGGACCTGAGCTGGGACCCCGAGGGCGAGTTCGTGCTCAGCGTGAGCTCGGACCGGACGGCCCGACTCTTCACGCCGTGGAGGACGACGGCGGCGGGGGAGGAGACGCGCCCCAGCTGGCACGAGATCTCGCGGCCGCAGATCCACGGCTACGACGTGCGGTGTCTGGCCGCGCCGGGCCGCTTCCGGTTCGTGTCGGGCGCCGACGAGAAGGTCCTGCGCGTCTTCCGGGCGCCGCGCAATTTCGTGGAGAACTTGGCTAACATCTCGGCGACGTCCAGGGACCGGCTGCTGGCGTCCGGC GACTTCGCCGAGCTACCCGAAGGAGCCAGCGCGCCCGCGTTGGGCTTGTCCAACAAGGCCGTCTTTCAAG CCGATCGCTCGTCATCGAGCGAAGACGGAGACGAGAAGTTCAGCGGCGCCTCCGACCAATATCGCGAGTCCCACTTCCGCCCCATCAACTTGACCG AACCTCCACCAGAGGATCATCTGCTGCAGAACACTCTCTGGCCCGAAGTCCAAAAACT GTACGGCCACGGATTCGAGATGTTCTGCCTGGCGACCGACCGCGGCGGGACGCTGGTGGCGTCGGCGTGCAAG AAACAAGGATGGTGTTTTTTGAGGGGCGTTAACGGCGTTCGCGTCGCTTTGCGGCAGGCGGCCAAGGCGGAGCACGCGTCGGTGCTGCTGTGGAGCGCGGCCACGTGGCGCCGCCTGCAGGCGCTGCCGTGCCACGCGCTGACCGTCACGCAGATGGCGTTCTCGCCCGACGCCGCCGCGCTCTTGCTCGTCTCCAGAGACCGCACCTGGTCTCTCTGGCGCCGACGACAGGCCGCCCCAG AGCCCGAGTATGGTTTGTACGCGCGCACCACGAAGGACACGTCTGTGCACAGCCGCATCATCTGGTCATGTGACTGGAGTCCCGACGGCACGTACTTCGCGACGGCCGGTCGCGACAAGAAG gtgaTCGTGTGGGGACCGTGCGCACAGGACCAGCGCGAGGACTCCGAGGTGAAGCCGTGTTCCTCCATCTTGGATGTGGGCGATTCCGCGACGGCCGTGGCGTTCTGCCCTCGACTCAATTCGGACGAAAG TTACCTGCTGGCCGTGGGACTCGAGTGCGGTCGGATGATTTTGTTCGGGTGGAGGCCCGGCGGAGATCCCGCCGGGGGGCAAGACTGGATCAGATACGGAGGAACAGACCGATC GCAAAGTCACACCCGTGCCGTCAAGAGGCTGCGCTGGCGGCCTCGCGCGGGTCGGGCCGGCCGGGCCGGCGCCCCGGACGACGGCGCCTGGCTGCAGCTGGCCAGCGCCGGCGCCGACCACGCCGTCAAAATCTTCGACGTCAACACGGAGGCTCTTTAG